One segment of Pseudanabaena sp. FACHB-2040 DNA contains the following:
- a CDS encoding ABC transporter ATP-binding protein yields MPSTALPSKPLQRLLRYGRAYRQRIRLASLCSVLNKLFDLAPPVLIGLAVDVVVQQEDSWIANWGIETVRGQFLVLALLTFVIWSLESVFEYAYAWLWRNLAQTIQRDLRVDAYTHLQDLEMAYFEERSTGRLMAVLNDDINQLERFLDSGANEVLQVITTVILIGGAFFVLAPQVAWLAMLPMPLIVWGAIAFQKLLAPRYALVRERVSLLNSRLSNNLSGIMTIKSFTAEDYEIERIRQESEAYRLSNRHAIALSAAFIPLIRIFILFGFTATLVIGGLETVAGNLEVGTYSVLVFITQRLLWPLTRLGDTLDQYQRAMASTSRVMELLDTPITLCPGNHRLPVKQVRGEVVFEDITFAYQDRQPVVQNLTLKVPAGKTIAIVGSTGSGKSTLVKLLLRFYEISAGRITLDGINIRELNSQDLRQAVGLVSQDVFLFHGTVAENIAYGTFSAAPEDIVEAAKIAEAHEFIEQLPAGYDTIVGERGQKLSGGQRQRLAIARAVLKDPPILVLDEATSAVDNETEAAIQRSLEKITRNRTTIAIAHRLSTVRNADRIYVMEMGQLVEWGTHEELLERNGLYASLWKVQMGLRQG; encoded by the coding sequence ATGCCTTCTACCGCCTTGCCTTCTAAACCTCTGCAGCGCCTGCTGCGTTACGGTCGGGCCTACCGCCAGCGGATTCGGCTGGCTAGCCTGTGCTCGGTCTTAAATAAACTCTTTGATCTGGCTCCGCCGGTTTTGATTGGTCTGGCGGTTGATGTTGTGGTGCAGCAGGAAGATTCTTGGATTGCCAATTGGGGAATTGAGACTGTTCGCGGCCAGTTCTTGGTGCTGGCGCTGCTGACCTTTGTGATCTGGAGTCTGGAGTCGGTATTTGAATACGCCTATGCTTGGCTGTGGCGCAACTTGGCTCAGACGATTCAGCGGGACTTGCGGGTCGATGCCTACACCCATCTGCAAGATCTAGAGATGGCTTATTTTGAGGAGCGCAGTACTGGCAGGCTGATGGCGGTACTCAATGACGACATCAACCAGCTAGAGCGGTTTCTCGACAGCGGAGCCAACGAGGTGCTCCAGGTGATCACGACAGTCATCTTGATTGGTGGGGCGTTTTTTGTGTTGGCTCCGCAGGTGGCTTGGCTGGCCATGCTGCCGATGCCGCTGATTGTATGGGGTGCGATCGCATTCCAAAAGCTCTTAGCCCCCCGCTATGCCCTAGTGCGGGAGCGGGTGAGCTTGCTTAACAGCAGGCTTTCCAACAACCTCAGTGGCATCATGACGATCAAGAGCTTTACGGCGGAGGACTATGAAATCGAGCGCATTCGCCAGGAAAGCGAAGCCTATCGCCTCAGCAACCGTCACGCCATTGCTCTGAGTGCTGCTTTTATTCCCCTGATCCGAATTTTTATCTTGTTTGGCTTTACCGCCACACTGGTGATAGGCGGTTTGGAGACTGTTGCCGGGAACTTGGAGGTGGGCACCTACAGCGTTTTGGTCTTCATCACCCAGCGGCTGCTATGGCCCCTGACCCGGCTCGGCGATACTTTGGATCAGTATCAGCGGGCGATGGCCTCGACCAGTCGAGTTATGGAGCTGCTCGACACGCCGATTACCCTGTGCCCCGGCAATCATCGCCTGCCCGTTAAGCAGGTGCGGGGCGAAGTGGTGTTTGAAGATATCACCTTTGCCTATCAAGACCGGCAGCCGGTGGTGCAAAATCTCACACTGAAGGTGCCTGCGGGTAAGACCATTGCGATTGTCGGGTCAACTGGGTCGGGCAAGAGCACTCTAGTGAAGCTGCTGCTGCGCTTTTACGAGATCAGTGCCGGACGCATTACCTTAGACGGCATTAATATCCGCGAACTCAACTCCCAGGATTTGCGGCAGGCTGTCGGTTTGGTTAGCCAGGACGTGTTTCTATTTCACGGTACCGTAGCGGAAAACATTGCCTATGGTACCTTTAGCGCTGCCCCCGAAGACATCGTAGAAGCGGCTAAGATTGCCGAGGCCCACGAGTTTATCGAACAGCTGCCCGCTGGTTACGACACGATTGTGGGCGAACGGGGCCAGAAGCTCTCGGGTGGTCAGCGTCAGCGCCTAGCCATTGCCCGTGCTGTGCTGAAAGATCCGCCTATTCTGGTGCTAGATGAGGCCACGTCAGCGGTCGACAATGAGACTGAAGCGGCAATTCAGCGATCTTTGGAGAAAATTACTCGGAACCGGACGACAATTGCGATCGCACACCGCCTCTCCACCGTCCGCAATGCCGACCGGATCTATGTGATGGAGATGGGCCAACTGGTCGAGTGGGGCACCCACGAAGAACTGCTAGAGCGCAACGGCCTCTACGCCAGCCTTTGGAAAGTGCAGATGGGTCTGCGTCAGGGCTAG
- a CDS encoding ABC transporter permease, translating to MLELLLGELKRTWIQFIRYPAEVIGGIIIITSVFYGLFLSAQYMAGPSLGFGDRLDAVVVGYVLWSLVLYIVNDIAIGLQVETQTGTLEQVFLSPFGAPQVFFARALASLALRLTLILGILLILMGITGSRLQFPPTLLLPLVTLLLAAYGLAFVMGACALIFKRVQQVLGVFQFALLFLIAAPTEEWSGTARWLAYGLPMLPSTGLLRDLMARGAALDWGVWGVAIANGLIYFFLGISLFRWAEREAKRRGILGGY from the coding sequence ATGCTCGAACTTTTGCTTGGCGAACTCAAGCGCACGTGGATCCAATTTATCCGCTATCCGGCAGAGGTGATCGGCGGCATTATTATTATTACTTCCGTCTTTTACGGCCTGTTTTTGAGTGCTCAGTACATGGCAGGGCCGTCCCTAGGTTTTGGCGATCGGCTCGATGCGGTCGTGGTGGGCTATGTGCTGTGGAGCTTGGTGCTTTACATCGTCAACGACATTGCCATTGGGCTGCAGGTTGAGACGCAGACGGGCACGCTGGAGCAGGTATTTTTGTCGCCCTTTGGGGCACCACAGGTCTTCTTTGCTCGCGCCCTAGCTAGCTTGGCCCTACGGCTGACGCTGATTTTGGGCATTTTGCTGATTTTGATGGGCATTACAGGCAGCCGTCTGCAGTTTCCGCCAACGCTACTGCTGCCGCTGGTGACGCTCTTGCTGGCAGCTTATGGGCTGGCTTTTGTGATGGGGGCCTGTGCGCTGATATTCAAGCGGGTGCAGCAGGTGTTAGGCGTGTTTCAATTTGCCCTGCTGTTTTTGATTGCGGCTCCTACGGAAGAGTGGAGCGGCACGGCTCGCTGGCTGGCTTACGGACTGCCGATGTTGCCCAGTACTGGCCTGCTGCGCGATTTGATGGCGCGAGGTGCGGCACTAGACTGGGGCGTGTGGGGAGTTGCGATCGCAAACGGCCTAATCTACTTTTTCCTGGGCATCAGCCTATTTCGCTGGGCCGAACGAGAGGCCAAGCGGCGAGGTATTTTGGGTGGCTATTGA
- a CDS encoding ATP-binding cassette domain-containing protein has protein sequence MTNIIEVHGLSKRYPVAVKESGLQGTLKHFFRRTYRTVEAVRQISFTIESGEVVGFLGPNGAGKTTTLKMLTGLIHPSEGSVQVAGQVPFQRRVDFLQTITLVMGQKQQLLWDLPALDSLRINAAIYGLSDKEFRYRVDELADMLSLHEKLTQPVRKLSLGERMKAEMLAALLHRPQVLFLDEPTLGLDVNAQVAVREFLQEYNRRYQATVLLTSHYMADITALCERVLLIHQGMLIYDGSLDGLLDRFAPYREVKLELDYPVQEEALQVFGEVEITEGCTARLIVRREALTQTVSQLLSQFPVKDLTVTDPPVEEVIGRVFRAGSAA, from the coding sequence ATGACCAATATTATTGAGGTTCATGGGCTTAGTAAGCGCTACCCTGTCGCCGTCAAAGAATCGGGTCTGCAGGGTACGCTAAAGCATTTCTTTCGCCGCACCTACCGCACTGTTGAGGCTGTGCGTCAGATCTCTTTTACGATTGAGTCGGGCGAAGTCGTCGGATTTTTAGGCCCTAATGGAGCCGGGAAAACCACGACCTTAAAAATGCTGACCGGGCTCATTCACCCATCTGAGGGCAGCGTGCAGGTGGCGGGTCAGGTGCCTTTTCAGCGGCGGGTTGACTTTCTTCAAACCATTACGTTGGTGATGGGGCAAAAGCAGCAGTTGCTTTGGGATTTACCTGCGCTAGATTCTCTTCGCATTAACGCCGCTATTTACGGCTTGAGTGACAAGGAATTTCGTTATCGCGTGGATGAACTGGCTGATATGCTTTCTCTGCATGAGAAGCTCACCCAGCCGGTTCGCAAGCTCTCTTTGGGCGAGCGGATGAAGGCTGAAATGCTGGCGGCTTTGCTGCACCGTCCTCAGGTGCTCTTTTTGGATGAGCCTACACTGGGTCTGGATGTTAATGCGCAGGTTGCGGTACGGGAGTTTTTGCAGGAGTATAACCGCCGTTACCAGGCTACAGTGCTGCTGACTAGTCACTATATGGCTGACATTACTGCGCTTTGTGAGCGGGTTTTGCTGATCCATCAGGGGATGCTGATCTATGACGGCAGTTTGGATGGGTTGCTGGATCGTTTTGCGCCTTATCGGGAGGTCAAGCTGGAGCTTGACTACCCGGTGCAGGAGGAGGCGCTGCAGGTTTTTGGGGAAGTGGAGATTACTGAGGGCTGTACTGCTCGTTTGATTGTGCGGCGAGAGGCGTTGACGCAGACGGTGAGTCAGCTTTTGTCTCAGTTTCCGGTTAAGGATTTGACGGTGACGGATCCGCCGGTGGAAGAGGTGATTGGTCGGGTTTTTCGGGCGGGGAGTGCGGCTTAG
- a CDS encoding efflux RND transporter permease subunit, with translation MFNLFYRNRQLLILTLVLILAWGLSAFFTLPRMEDPEITQRFGNITTFLPGATPERVEALVTDKIEKSLFELEEIESLRSTSGNGISVITVELKEGVREVDPVWAKVRSKMDDAVPELPPEASAPEYEDSITKASALIVGLTWNLDTSPNYTILQRVAQGLEDAIRSIPGTDKVELFGAPDEEIQVAIATPDLARLNLTAQGLAQQVAASDAKVSAGQFRSSSSELLLEVNSELDSLARIRDIPIQVSDTGQVARLGDVAEVSKGIAEPASDLAFVNGRPAIVLSATVESAQRVDQWAEKARRTLDEFQSNLSDGLTLEVVLDQSVYVRQRLNGVIGNLVFGSGLVIAVSLVMLGVKSALIVGLALPLTSLMVFGWMSGLGVPLHQMSVTGIIIALGLLIDNAIIAVDEVQMRLRQGMPPATAIHETVSHLGIPLLASTLTTVLAFVPIASSPGSVGEFIGTIGLTVILALISSLFLSLTVITSLVGLLHRWQPLGRSRQWLSEGFSNDWMAGLYRQSLRTVLRRPWLGVGLSLILPIVGFAVFPTLEQQFFPPTNRDQFQIEFVMPTQTSLVETQAQAMRARDLARQHPEVDEVHWFLGKSAPSFFYNVIANRENAANYAQAMVQLRSTAHLRQTIQTLQTELDGAFPEAQVLVKQLEQGPPFDAPIELRLYGSDMERLRQLGNELRSQLAQVPDVIHTQADLTEALPKLALSVDEEQARRAGLDNSAIAGQLNATLEGAIGGSILEGTENIPVRVRVPDSQRGDLSSIAALEMVSPQGQVPLDAIASLSLEPDLAVLTRREGQRVNTVQGFITAGALPDTVLKRFKTQLQTSGFELPPGYRLEYGGEADARGDAIGSLLSTVSVLVILMTATLVLSFNSFGLAALIGSVALCSVGLAALALKVFGSLFGFTAILGTLGLIGLAINDSIVVLAAIKDDPQADQGDPRAVEQVVFKATRHVLATTLTTIMGFIPLMLDQTGFWPPLAIAIAGGLGGATVMALYYIPSAHLLLNRPQRQHLAGAQIPMPSAKSGVLQRFSN, from the coding sequence ATGTTCAACCTCTTCTACCGCAACCGCCAACTCCTCATCCTCACCCTGGTGCTAATCCTCGCCTGGGGCCTGTCGGCGTTTTTCACCCTGCCTCGCATGGAAGACCCTGAAATCACCCAGCGGTTTGGCAACATCACTACCTTTCTGCCGGGGGCGACGCCGGAGCGGGTAGAGGCACTGGTGACAGACAAGATTGAAAAGAGCCTGTTTGAGCTAGAAGAAATAGAGTCGCTGCGATCCACCTCCGGCAACGGAATTTCTGTGATCACCGTAGAGCTGAAGGAAGGTGTGCGCGAGGTTGATCCGGTGTGGGCTAAGGTGCGCAGCAAGATGGATGATGCGGTGCCAGAGCTGCCGCCCGAAGCCAGTGCCCCCGAATACGAAGACAGCATAACTAAGGCCAGCGCCCTGATCGTGGGGTTGACTTGGAACCTGGATACGTCACCCAACTACACCATTTTGCAGCGGGTGGCCCAAGGCTTGGAGGATGCCATTCGGAGCATTCCGGGGACGGATAAGGTGGAGCTGTTTGGAGCACCGGATGAGGAAATTCAGGTTGCGATCGCAACCCCCGATCTAGCCCGCCTCAACTTGACTGCTCAGGGATTAGCTCAGCAGGTCGCCGCTAGCGATGCTAAGGTGTCTGCCGGACAGTTCCGTAGCAGTAGCAGTGAGCTGCTGCTGGAGGTTAACAGCGAGCTAGATTCACTGGCGCGGATTCGAGATATCCCCATTCAGGTGAGCGATACCGGACAGGTGGCTCGGTTGGGAGACGTAGCTGAGGTCAGTAAGGGCATTGCCGAACCGGCCAGCGATTTGGCTTTCGTCAACGGACGGCCCGCGATTGTGCTCTCGGCCACGGTGGAGTCGGCCCAGCGGGTAGACCAGTGGGCGGAAAAGGCGCGGCGAACACTGGACGAGTTTCAGTCCAATCTCTCGGATGGACTGACGCTGGAGGTGGTGCTGGATCAGAGCGTGTATGTGCGGCAGCGGCTCAATGGGGTAATCGGCAACTTGGTCTTTGGATCGGGGCTGGTAATTGCGGTTTCCCTGGTGATGCTGGGGGTGAAGTCGGCGCTGATTGTCGGACTGGCGCTGCCGCTGACCAGCCTAATGGTGTTTGGCTGGATGAGCGGTCTGGGGGTGCCCCTGCATCAGATGTCGGTGACGGGCATCATCATTGCGCTGGGGCTGCTAATTGACAATGCCATCATTGCCGTCGATGAGGTGCAGATGCGGCTGCGCCAAGGGATGCCTCCGGCAACAGCAATTCACGAAACCGTAAGCCACCTGGGCATTCCGCTGCTGGCTTCGACATTGACAACGGTGCTGGCCTTTGTGCCCATTGCATCGTCTCCGGGCAGCGTTGGCGAGTTTATCGGCACTATTGGTCTAACGGTCATCTTGGCGCTGATCAGTTCTCTATTTCTCTCGTTAACGGTGATTACGTCGTTGGTAGGGCTGCTGCACCGCTGGCAGCCTTTAGGCCGTAGCCGTCAGTGGCTCAGCGAAGGCTTTAGCAATGACTGGATGGCTGGGCTGTATCGCCAAAGCCTGAGAACGGTCTTGCGACGTCCTTGGCTGGGGGTGGGGCTGTCGTTAATCTTGCCAATTGTGGGCTTTGCAGTCTTTCCGACGCTGGAGCAGCAGTTTTTTCCGCCGACTAACCGGGACCAGTTTCAGATTGAGTTTGTCATGCCCACCCAGACGTCTCTGGTTGAAACCCAGGCCCAGGCGATGCGGGCACGAGATCTGGCGCGGCAGCATCCGGAAGTGGACGAGGTGCATTGGTTTTTGGGCAAGAGTGCGCCGTCTTTTTTCTACAACGTGATTGCCAACCGAGAAAATGCAGCGAACTATGCCCAGGCAATGGTGCAGCTCCGCTCCACAGCCCATCTGCGGCAGACGATCCAGACGCTACAGACAGAGCTAGATGGGGCTTTTCCAGAGGCGCAGGTGCTGGTGAAGCAGCTAGAGCAGGGGCCACCTTTTGATGCGCCGATTGAGCTGCGGCTGTATGGGTCGGACATGGAGCGGCTGCGCCAGTTGGGCAATGAGCTGCGATCGCAACTCGCCCAAGTCCCCGACGTAATTCATACCCAGGCCGATCTGACCGAAGCTCTCCCCAAGCTAGCCCTATCCGTAGATGAGGAGCAGGCGCGGCGGGCCGGACTAGACAACAGCGCCATCGCCGGACAGCTCAATGCCACACTAGAAGGGGCAATCGGCGGTTCGATTCTAGAAGGCACTGAGAATATTCCGGTGCGCGTGCGGGTGCCAGATTCCCAGAGAGGAGATCTGAGCAGCATTGCCGCTTTAGAAATGGTGTCGCCCCAGGGCCAGGTGCCGCTAGATGCGATCGCATCGCTCTCTCTAGAGCCCGACCTCGCTGTGCTGACTCGGCGAGAGGGGCAGCGAGTCAACACGGTGCAGGGCTTTATCACCGCTGGGGCATTGCCCGATACGGTGCTCAAGCGCTTCAAGACTCAGCTCCAGACCAGCGGTTTTGAGCTGCCGCCGGGGTATCGGCTGGAGTATGGCGGCGAAGCCGATGCTCGAGGCGACGCCATCGGCAGCCTGCTCTCCACAGTCAGTGTGCTGGTGATTCTGATGACAGCAACCCTGGTGCTATCATTCAATTCCTTTGGACTAGCAGCGCTGATCGGCTCAGTGGCCCTATGCTCCGTAGGCTTAGCAGCTCTAGCGCTGAAGGTATTTGGCTCACTCTTTGGCTTTACCGCCATTCTCGGCACGCTGGGCCTGATCGGGCTGGCAATTAACGACTCAATCGTGGTGTTGGCAGCCATCAAAGACGACCCCCAAGCCGATCAGGGCGACCCCCGCGCCGTTGAACAAGTGGTCTTCAAAGCAACGCGCCACGTACTAGCAACCACCCTGACCACAATCATGGGCTTTATCCCGCTGATGCTCGATCAGACCGGGTTTTGGCCGCCCTTGGCAATTGCGATCGCAGGCGGACTAGGCGGTGCAACCGTGATGGCACTCTACTATATTCCGTCAGCCCATCTGCTACTCAATCGTCCCCAACGGCAGCATTTAGCAGGAGCGCAGATCCCCATGCCCAGCGCGAAATCTGGAGTTCTGCAGCGGTTTTCAAATTAG
- a CDS encoding efflux RND transporter periplasmic adaptor subunit, with product MQAEPTAPIEMLPPQADSAPVSEPSNSKQKKRSHNRRWIWLLPLALLPLGAVVLPQLLSSAPVETAEAQTLPVQTVPLTAVDRYETQRTYTGEVVVRRSSDLGFEGAGTVIKLLVDDGDSVTAGQPLAQLDVRSLEAQRQQILAQKDQALAQLQELEIGPRQESIAAAQAAVADLEQQVALAQIQRQRRQELYTRGAISLEELDQQTFGTGSLENRLQQAQSQLNELLAGSRREQVEGQAARVRQLDASLQAIDVDLSKSVLRAPFSGTVSQRLVDEGAVVGSGQVVLKLVEGNTLEARIGVPTQVADRLSVGSSQTVQVGNATLPATVTTLLPELDPTSRTVTIVLAIQADTAITVGQTARLVLTESQAGEGFWLPSTALVPGERGLWSVYVAVPREDGAEAGFEVARRDVELLHTEGDRILIRGMVQPGEQVIAAGAHRVVPGQSVSITQAL from the coding sequence ATGCAGGCCGAACCCACTGCTCCCATCGAAATGCTTCCGCCCCAAGCCGACTCGGCCCCCGTTTCTGAACCCAGTAACTCCAAGCAGAAAAAGCGATCGCACAATCGCCGCTGGATTTGGCTCTTGCCGCTGGCGCTGCTGCCCCTAGGGGCAGTGGTGCTGCCTCAACTGCTCTCCTCAGCGCCAGTTGAAACGGCTGAAGCCCAGACTTTACCTGTGCAGACTGTGCCGCTAACCGCAGTCGATCGCTACGAAACCCAGCGCACCTACACCGGGGAAGTTGTGGTGCGGCGCAGCAGCGACCTGGGGTTTGAGGGCGCAGGCACCGTCATCAAACTGCTGGTAGACGATGGCGACTCAGTCACCGCCGGGCAACCCCTAGCCCAGCTCGACGTCCGCAGCCTGGAAGCGCAGCGACAGCAGATTCTGGCCCAAAAAGATCAGGCCCTGGCCCAGCTGCAAGAGCTAGAAATAGGCCCGCGACAGGAAAGTATTGCTGCTGCCCAAGCCGCAGTAGCCGACCTAGAGCAGCAGGTAGCCCTGGCCCAAATTCAGCGGCAGCGACGACAGGAACTCTACACTCGCGGCGCAATTTCCCTGGAGGAACTCGATCAGCAGACCTTTGGTACCGGCTCTCTAGAAAACCGCCTGCAGCAGGCCCAAAGCCAGCTCAACGAGCTGCTGGCCGGATCTCGCCGCGAGCAGGTCGAAGGTCAGGCCGCCCGCGTTCGCCAGCTCGACGCCAGCCTACAGGCAATTGATGTAGATCTGTCTAAAAGCGTGCTCAGAGCACCCTTCAGCGGCACGGTCAGCCAGCGGCTGGTCGATGAAGGAGCCGTCGTCGGCAGCGGCCAGGTCGTACTCAAGCTGGTTGAAGGCAACACGCTAGAGGCCCGCATTGGCGTTCCCACCCAGGTTGCAGACAGGCTCAGTGTCGGCAGTTCCCAGACCGTGCAGGTAGGCAACGCCACTTTACCCGCTACGGTAACCACCCTGCTGCCAGAACTCGATCCAACCAGCCGCACCGTAACCATAGTTTTAGCAATTCAGGCAGACACGGCCATTACCGTAGGCCAAACCGCTCGCTTAGTTTTGACAGAATCGCAGGCAGGCGAAGGCTTTTGGCTGCCCTCAACAGCGCTAGTGCCAGGTGAACGCGGGCTGTGGTCGGTGTATGTAGCGGTGCCTCGTGAAGACGGGGCGGAGGCAGGTTTTGAAGTGGCCCGCCGAGACGTAGAGCTGCTCCACACCGAAGGCGATCGCATTCTCATTCGAGGCATGGTGCAGCCCGGAGAACAAGTTATTGCCGCCGGAGCCCACCGAGTTGTCCCTGGTCAATCCGTCAGCATTACCCAGGCCCTGTAG
- a CDS encoding PadR family transcriptional regulator → MALAHTILAVLAHAPYSGYDLSKQFEEGVGCYWQASQQQIYRELGKMEQQGWVTFEKIPQEGKPDKKIYQMTEAGRQELLRWFGEPTEPTPIREDLLVKVLAAPFMPTELLIKELQHRRQLHTEKLLEYRAIESEHRDCPLPPIDERFRYLTLRRGIRYEQDWIDWCDEVMDFLKQQESASPAQK, encoded by the coding sequence ATGGCTCTAGCGCATACAATTCTGGCGGTTCTCGCTCATGCTCCCTACAGCGGCTACGACCTTAGCAAGCAGTTTGAGGAGGGGGTAGGTTGTTACTGGCAGGCGAGCCAGCAGCAGATTTACCGGGAACTCGGAAAAATGGAGCAGCAGGGCTGGGTAACTTTTGAGAAAATTCCTCAGGAAGGCAAGCCGGACAAAAAGATTTACCAGATGACTGAGGCCGGGCGGCAGGAACTGCTGCGCTGGTTTGGTGAGCCAACCGAGCCCACACCCATCCGCGAGGATTTGCTGGTCAAGGTGCTGGCAGCTCCGTTTATGCCTACAGAACTGCTCATTAAAGAGCTGCAGCATCGCCGCCAGCTGCACACCGAGAAGCTGCTAGAGTACCGGGCGATTGAGTCTGAGCACCGAGACTGCCCCTTGCCGCCAATTGATGAGCGCTTTCGCTACCTGACGCTGCGGCGGGGCATTCGCTACGAGCAAGACTGGATTGACTGGTGCGATGAGGTGATGGACTTTCTCAAGCAGCAGGAAAGTGCGTCGCCTGCGCAGAAATAG
- a CDS encoding SPFH domain-containing protein → MDKPIRTIEVSPTPVLGQASGGAPVGPGAAIAVLIFAIFIMIWGANALVQICDPNKILIISGRKYRREDGQVMGYRVIYGGRTLRIPVLETVKTMDLSTMPVPIEVTNAYSKGGTPLSIQAIANVKIARDEALVGNAIERFLGRGPAEISRVARETLEGNLRGVVATLTPEQLNEDRLEFAERIASDVRDDLAKLGLHLDTLKIQSVSDEVDYLNSIGRRQIANIVRDAEIAESNAVAEAEQIEAECNQLAEIAKTQTRTAVQEKENELRRITAEVEKQARIEEERTTAAAEEARARAQRELQAIRADLEKARLEVEQVLPAVARQQAQELTARGEAAKLREDASASAQANQMLVKIWQETGVDAAELFLVQQMEMVLKEAGRIPSRLHLGQVHVIDNGDGRAIASLLNAYPEMVRQFLRQSEETLGIPLSGTLSPATSRPSISPTSPVPPIPTLEDL, encoded by the coding sequence ATGGATAAACCAATCAGAACCATCGAGGTATCGCCTACCCCTGTTCTGGGACAGGCCAGCGGCGGTGCTCCAGTGGGGCCGGGCGCTGCGATCGCAGTTCTCATCTTTGCCATCTTCATCATGATTTGGGGTGCGAACGCCCTGGTGCAGATCTGCGACCCCAACAAAATTTTGATCATCTCTGGGCGCAAGTACCGCCGCGAAGATGGTCAGGTGATGGGGTATCGGGTGATCTACGGCGGGCGCACCCTGCGAATTCCCGTTCTAGAAACGGTCAAGACCATGGATCTGAGCACCATGCCAGTGCCCATTGAGGTAACCAACGCCTACTCTAAAGGCGGCACGCCGCTCAGCATTCAGGCGATTGCCAACGTCAAAATTGCCCGCGACGAAGCCTTGGTTGGCAACGCCATTGAACGCTTTTTAGGACGGGGGCCTGCCGAGATTTCGCGGGTAGCGCGGGAGACGCTAGAGGGCAACCTGCGCGGTGTGGTCGCCACCCTCACGCCTGAGCAGCTCAACGAAGACCGGCTAGAGTTTGCTGAGCGCATTGCCAGCGACGTTCGCGATGACCTGGCTAAGCTGGGGCTGCACCTCGATACGCTAAAGATCCAGAGCGTGTCTGATGAGGTGGACTATCTCAACTCCATCGGGCGGCGGCAGATTGCCAATATCGTGCGCGACGCCGAAATTGCAGAGTCTAACGCCGTTGCCGAAGCGGAGCAGATCGAGGCCGAGTGCAACCAGCTGGCCGAAATCGCCAAAACTCAGACCCGCACCGCCGTTCAGGAAAAAGAAAACGAGCTGCGGCGGATCACCGCTGAAGTCGAGAAGCAGGCCCGCATCGAAGAGGAGCGCACCACTGCCGCTGCCGAAGAAGCCCGCGCCCGCGCCCAGCGCGAGCTCCAAGCCATCCGCGCCGACCTGGAAAAAGCCCGTCTGGAGGTCGAGCAGGTGCTGCCCGCTGTGGCCCGCCAGCAAGCCCAGGAACTAACTGCCCGAGGCGAAGCAGCCAAGCTCAGAGAAGATGCCTCAGCCTCAGCCCAGGCTAACCAGATGCTGGTCAAAATCTGGCAGGAAACGGGTGTCGATGCTGCCGAACTTTTCCTAGTGCAGCAAATGGAGATGGTGCTGAAGGAAGCAGGCCGCATCCCCAGCCGTCTACACCTGGGCCAGGTACACGTGATTGATAACGGGGACGGACGTGCGATCGCATCTCTGCTCAACGCCTACCCCGAAATGGTGCGCCAGTTCCTCCGCCAGTCTGAAGAAACCCTAGGCATTCCCCTCTCCGGCACCCTCTCCCCCGCTACCTCCCGTCCCTCCATCTCCCCGACCTCCCCAGTCCCCCCCATCCCCACCCTGGAGGATCTATGA